The genomic segment taaagtgtacaaattatatagctCATAGTATAAGAATTTAATGCGGGTACAATTTGTGAAGCAGTGGGTACAAGGAGGGACTGCTGTGTTCATCCCTCCATGacacttattattttttagtaCTATGGCATGTATCCACGTggaatttattaattctcaaagaatgtgaaaagtcaaaagtgcgcaaattaaagtgcatggaggaaataaatttgtgtaggagaattaaaattgaactgcatatgtctatacatgaaaagagaataaatattcagctagaacacgaaaagtcaaaagtgaacaaataaaagtgcacggaggaaataaatgtatcggaaaattaaatttaaagtgcatacgtctatacatgagaagggaacaaatattaagtactatgacacatGTCTACATGAGATATACAAATActtggataaagtgtacaaattatatagctCATGGTACAAGAATCTAATGCGGGTACAATTCGTGAAGCAGCGGGTACAAGGAGGGACTGCTGTGTTCATCCTTCCATGgcacttattatatatagaatATGGAAAGTGTTAATACATTTTTACATTTTCAGTAAATTTTTAACGTATGATAATATGTTAGTTACTATTTTTATTACTCTATCTGTGCAAATTTATGtgacatcctttcttttctagtctgtcccaaaagaatgtcatatttctatatttagaaataatttaactttatgagatgatttacagccacataaatatctaagacttgttttggatcacaaatttaaaaagtgttcctttatttcttaatctCTGTGCCTTGTAAAAgggtgtcacataaattgagacgaaggAGTATAATATAGTCAAAATCTCTATAACAATCATCCGTTATAACAATATTCTATTCTAGCAGCTAAATTTTCTTGGAAATCGcttttatattataatttagCTCCCTCTAACAACTTTTTACCTACTACAACAATATCCATCATTATCTACTCAATTGATTTTACTATATGTTACtagtaaattatttcataattgtACTATTATATTCTCATAAAGCTCCTGTTcaagaatgaaaataaataccaCATTAGTGGTTAATAAGATGAGTGatctccttatatggacttggaCAATTCTTTCCTCATGAACTAACTTTTGGGGTTAGGTTGGGCCTAAAGTCCATTTCTttatatggtatcagagcataacCTATCTCACCCGATGTTGGGCTCCAAATTAAATTTCTCACGCACCATAGGTCCATCTTGGCATGAGGTGGGGTgttgaagaataaaaaaaaataccacaTCGGTGGTTAATCAGATGGGTGatctccttatatggacttggcCGATCCTCTACTTATGAGCTAGCTTTGAGTTTGAATTAGGCCTAAGATCCATTTCCTTACAGCTACATATCAAAATAGACTTTGTAAGAATATTAATACTCCTAATAGGTCTAGAGATTTTGACcaattattttttagaaaaatcaagaagtgtCTATCGAATATCATTTTGCTgaaaatttggatgaaaatcttCATTAATTCAAACATTGTATACTCGTATTACCTTTAAGAGAATGAAATTTACGAAGTTATGATTGTAGATTTCTTTCGTCAAAATTGaaagattttaactttttaaaatctGCTCCTTGGAGTTTAAAATCCTTGTACATAtgactagttatggatttaTAGATAACGTATtaactttctttaatttttaattagtgAAAGATGAATACCTTTTGAGATttaataattttcttatattttatattctcCAAAAATGTAAAAAACACTATTATTAGGGTAATTTTGTATATAACAGTTGAATAAGATTAGTGTCAAATGTTGTTATAGGCGTATATATTAACaaccaatatatacaaaaaggccaaaaaattaaaacaaacatGGCTATTATAGAGATATTTGACTGCATTAAGTAATGTTTATTCATATATTTATCcgtccctctgtctcaatttatgtgacactttttacTTTTCGAGAGTCAGACAAAGAAAATCTTGGATTGTGATTTATTCATATGTCCTTTAAATATTTacattgttaattattgtgacttactTACTTATAAAAATTTTCAGGTAGCTaaatatgtaattatttttcaaaaaaacttaaaaattgcATATCCGAATTCACgataaaaataaagaagctTGATTCTTGAAATCCGAACTGCATCAGATAAATTggaacatatggagtaataaaTAGCCTTACTATTATGTAAACATTTCCTACAACTTTAAGCAGGCGTTTGgtcatgaaaaccaaatatttttcactttatttggaatattGAAGTCGAAATTGAAGATGAAGTTGTATTTGATTAtagtttttacaaaaaatatttaattgtttaaatatattgaaagttaaaaaagtgaaaacggaattttagttgtttttcaaatttcaaaaataacttcaagttgtatttaaaattttcacgGTCAAACACTGAATTTCAAATACAGTGAAACTTTATtccagaaaaaaataaaaaatataattctcatggccaaacgggcccttagGACTTgctaattctttttttcttctctacCATCGTTCCTTCTCCTGAGTCCTGACTATTAATTGTCCTTGTGACCTTTTCTTTTGGTGCGTAAGCACTCGATGCGTTGGAATTAGGACTTAGGACCATAGGATTGTACTTTATAGGAGCATAATTAAGGTCTGTGGCACGTCATGTTCAAATCTGGGCCATGGACTTTCATAGATTGTACTTTGCTGTTATATGCGTCATACGGCAAGTTGGACCATAGGAGCATAATCCCCTATGGCTGCTAATTCGGTTTCTTGATTCATGGCCCGTTACAATTTTTCTTAGTTCTATCTCCAATTTCTGgaaagatttttatttttacccctaaaagatcatgaaataaaatataagaatattttgtaagaaaattTTCCCCAAACTATAAATTGTTACATAAGTATGTTAATATAGCTAAAGCGTACGCATATGTATGAAGACTAATAAAGCAGTTCTTGGAAGCTGTTTCTTATCTGACGTTTACATAATTGAGCAGCCGCCTTCTTGTTGATATGCATCTCTAACTTGGTAAACTGGATATTGAGGTGCCGCATAATAAGGGTAGTAATATGGTTGTGACTCTATTGTCACAGGCACAACTGAAGCTTGGGCCGTTATGTCAGAACTTTTACCTTTATCGCCATCACCAGCAGCAGGGCCAACGCTCAACAATTCCGCTTCCCCCAAATTCTTCCTGAGCGAACTTGTCAGTGTCACCGCGTCAATCTGTTCACCCACAACTTCTAATTGGTTCTTTTCGTCTGCTTTTATAGCTGCTGATTCTAACCCTGACATCCACAAAATCCGTCTAAGTAATTTATTTGAcaagattttgatttaaatcATAAGAATTTATGAACAAAAGGAGACTAGCTAGTACATGCATGGCTGAGaaacatcaattttttttttttttttttttgtgaataaaaCAAATATTATTACTAGTGAAGAATTACAACACAAATAAAAAGACTAAAGGATACAGTCCCACCTCAGTCAAGCAGTAGCCAATATTTTctagaaccaaaaaaaaaaaaaatataactctaaACCTATCAGTTTTGCAGCAGCTCACACAGGATATATAGAAGTTTAGTGTCCTGATCAACTTCCTTTCTTATTAATGACTTTGATAAAGATTTTTATTGAAATCATTAAAATCAAGAATTGAAAGTAGGGATTTATTAAGTACCTGGCTGAGAAACAGCAATCTTGAAGGCCTTGGACCGACATTTCTGATCATTTCCGTTCGAAGATAATCTGATAACCACCTTTTGCTGCCCAAATCAAGAGCACATATGTCAGGAATCAAAATTACCTAAACTATTACCACAAAAAAATATGTACGCATAAGAAGTATAGcctagtataatttttttagagTCGACACTTAAGATTACAATTACTTCCTCCGTCCAAATTTATATGTTAGTGTTTGACTGGGCGTGAAGATTATGAAAGAAAAAACAGACGTTTGGAACTTATTAAAAACAGATTAAGACATGCATGTACCTTCATTTTTGTGGATTTGAGGGAAAACTTGCTTCGCAATTACTATAATTCAGTACGGGAGAATGGCGAGAGAGGAAAGAGACCTGTAATTGTTGAAATATCTGAGGAATTGCCTATGCAAATGGCTTCTGCTCTGTACTAGTATTTATAGATAGTCAGGAGTAGGGGCATGATTGAACTCAAACAGAACACGTAGCACGTTttgtataaaaataattttatcatatATCGTCTCTCTTTCGTcaggaagatgacttaataattGACGTATGATCCAtaattatataatttatttccCTAAAAGGCCGTAAAGTTAATCATCCTTTTCGTTCtggaatatatattattatttattaagtcatcttcgaAGTGATCCCCAGGATTTGAAAGTCTTAGCAGTGCCAAGTCATCTTCTGAAAAGAACATCTTCTCCAGAGAGTTCGCTAATTATATTTACAATAGCATCTTCATTATTTCCTAAAATTACAACTATCTCACTTTAATTTGAAGAACTTAATTTTTGGATTTGAATATTTCTTGCTTCTTGTTGATTGTACCTGCTTTTGCTTTTTAAGTTACTCTTTCCGGTTCAAAAAGAGTATCCACTTAGCTATTTGCAtaccttctttttttaaaaaaaaaaatacaaactcCTAGTTACAAATAAGTAATTTGATTAAAATACCCCTAATTcaataggtattgagatttaGTCACTTAACAGTTAATAAggacaaatctgaaaaaataaggttaattctttcttgatttggtaagtgaacactctttttgaaccaaaaaataaaggttaagtggacactttttttttaaacggaaGGAATATTAATTAGTGTTATTGTTAAAAAAGGGAAATACGTTCTTCTATTATATTTCGTTTTCATGTTTCCTTCAGATATCACACAAATTCCTTCTGTTTCTTTGGTTCATGGTGTTTTTAGGAGACGTTGTTCCCAAATTGGTTTGTAAGTGGCACTACTCACTCTTTTGAACATATGATGTCCTTAATGAAATGGTTGTTCCTTTTGTTGAAAAGGAAATCAAACTCTAATTAGTattgcaataaaaaaaaaggcaatAAGCATTGAGGGAagcttgttatttcatttcatttcaacgGGAGGGCTCTCGTGAAACTATTCTAGTTAGGACGTTGCTcgttactattatatataagagacaATCCAAAGAGTTTTGTAGTACTTAGTTCCATTGTAACCATTTAGTTAGCTTGCCAGCTAAAAAGAATTTTCACTTCAAATATTTGCCTTTGTATTTGTTATTTATTACTTCATATACCAAAGTATGttttcaataaatcaagatatttTCAAATCCTTTTTGCTAATACATGACCCCTTAAACtaactttttaactttttggAGGTGAGGTAtgtatcataattttttttctatgtcttatttttgcccctacatttttttttttactcggGTTGCCACATCAAATATGGTACATATAATTTGAGCCCTTTAAAAATACTTGAAAAGTTGTGCATGGTGATGATGTCATCTAATAGAAATAGCTATGCAAAAAGATAATCTAAaatggtaataataataattttggaGAACTTATTTGGTACTGACAGAGCGTTGACCATATTTTTTTAGTAATTCTAAAATTGCCATTAAATTTCTCTtgatctaaattttattttaaaaaaattattttgaatatataaaggtttaatgatgtAGCACAATTATccaatagaaaataaattttaaaataaaaaataaatcgatagaaaataaatttcaaaataaaaaataaatcgatagaaaataaatttcaaaatcgatccttaaagaaaataaaaatgagaaggAGCAAAATTATTAGATATATACGTCGTTGCACCAAgacatgatttaattatttaaatttagccAATGCTAATGTATTTGGGCTATATCATagttataatattattataacgcaaatttagaaaatatattagataaagaaaaaagaaaagaaatatcatTTCCTCACATGCATttcttgaaaggaaaaaaaattaatattttttcatatatcttttaaatattttgaatagtCAAGTATTGaaattatagtactttttatatagtttttaaatatgtaaattttcaAACACTTAAAGATTCTATGCCCGAATtcattataaaaattgaattgtttgactcttaaatttaaattgtgacatataaattgaaatttaGTGATTACTTTATTAGCTTGAGCCTGAACTTCCCAACACAAGTAATTAAATTATGTCTCAACTCGATCGTTTCTCCAAATATTTTAGAGGCGTGCtcacatagaagaaaatataatattgCTTTTGTTTAGCTATAGACAAAAAGCAAGTCAGCCACACGGGTTTAAAAAATTACTACATGCAGTGTCGACGTGTCGTTTACAATCTTGCTAGTATTGACAACCCAATATGGGAGGATGGTAGGTAAAATGAATGAACTTGGAAAAAAAGCAAATAACTAAACTCACACTCAATTTTAATAACCCCCGTTCtaatttatgtcttggtttgATTAGATACGaagcttaaaaaaataaaaagagacttttgaatttgatggttctaaattaaaaatgtttaTAATGCATTAATATgtcatttgaatcttgtgattataaacttgacacgtatgatattgtttgaattgtcaacttactaatagcttgtttggccaaacttatttttctcaaaaagtgcttattttaaaaaaaatgcggtgtttggccaagcttttaggagaaaataagtgcttttagGGAGTAGCAAAaacagtttttcagaagctaaaaaaaatagcttttctccagaagcacttttttgaaaaacactttttaaaagtttggccaaacacaaactgcttctcaAGTACCAAAAgtcattttttgaaaagcacttttgaaaaaagtattttttaaaataagttgattttaaaaAACAGTCAAACAAGCTATAAGAGGAGCTTATTGCTTTTGacttataagtcaaaagtcataagttataAATTCTAGCATatgacttttggcttatttttgtcattttgacttaaaaataagttcttaaaaatattttttttattttacccaaaCTTTACAAAAGTGTTCAAAAGCTACTTTGATTTATAAGCACCTAAAATAAATcgatccaaacgggctctaaatatagaaagagataatttttttggCACGGAAAGAGTAATAAACTTTAGAGAACAGAACATTTTAAGACCTTTCAGCCAAGGAAGGGGAAAAGCAGTTGTTTGATGCATTTGgagtttatattatattatatacaaaagtgtaaaatattttcataaagtACTTAGTATTTTATGCAGGTAacctatcaattttttttagattaCTACTCAGCTCACTTTTTATGAACGTTTACTgtagttttttttcttcttttcttaataTGATAGCTCCAATTAGAAAATATAGTGGTTTTTTATTTATGGGCAACTTACAAaaacagctaccttttaatagcttctaacaatttatagctactttttctatatttacaaatcgtagctagtttttgttgtatttagtTGTATTTCAcgtttttgaaatatagagaaatacaCGGAAATACAAAATACGGGAGAGTTCACATTTTtgaaatatctttgaaatacaAAAATCTGGCGAGTAAAAATAGGGGTTTGTATTTATGGAATagattctcttctttcattttaaatggtaagtcaaattaaatcaaccatgtatGACGCATAACCTGCGAAGTTCCATAACAACCCTCTctccaaattactccattccaaacttttaaaaatacttccaaatacgagaaaaatatacactttgaaatacaatgaaatatggttgattgtttaagaaatataaaattgtagtatgtgtatgtacaatggaatacaatgaaatatatcgaAGCTttttaaattagaaatacattgaaatacaacgaaatatcttgaaatatatttcccaaGATTTTTTCATTTCTTCGTTTCTAACGAAGCATCAATCATAGTCAGCCAACATTATCCTTAGTAGAAACCAGACGAAATTCATCCATTACCTTATTCACCAACCCATGATCAAGATAACATGATATCGTAACAGTAGAGGCAACAATATATCTTTgaggcatttcatcaaacaccttCTTCGCATCATTATATCTCTAAGTGCCATACTTACTTGAAAAGATTGTAACTTGAGCATATGCATATCTTaacgagaaggaaaaaaaaatattaacacgATTTGCGGGGAGTAGTTGAGTTCCAACATATTTGAGTCGCATTTACATGTTGGTAATAACTCCAAGAAAAGTAGGGAATTGAAATCAACTTCTACTAGATCATTGAATCGGATATATCTTTGTGCAATCACAAAAAAGCTTAAGCTTTATGGTTATGATGTTCATTATTCCAAATCCGATCAACTTGCTCGATAACCCGTCCGGATACGAGAAGAAGCCATGGATTACGGCATCACCGATGGCAAtaggagagagaattttttttacgCATCACCGACGGCAAGAGCGACCTTAGGCGCGGTGGCGCCAAGGAGATGTCGGAGCGAAAAGCGGCGTGAGGGGAAAGGAAAgggaaagaggagagagaattttttttaggtcaggagaagatgataaatgtGTGGTGAGGGAGAATAAAGAGGTACATGTATTTCAAAAATTCTTGGATTagttatgaaatgtaattttggaaaaataaagctacaaaaattaaataaaaaaataaggtagttattattcataaataagtcttaaagGTAGCTATGACAGGTAAAAATTCCTTTATTGGCAAACTTACAGGAATAGCTACCATAAGATTGGATGTAACCAAATATAGCTACCATTCAAATATTACAGCTCGTAGCTAATATTATGGCAAAAAACGTATTAATTTTGGTGTATTTGGAAGTCTTCAAATACACGGATATGTGGCATGTAACGTGTATGATAAAAACAAATCCCTGGATATTAGGCACTAGTCATGCGTTTAATATGGAAAGGTGAAATTAAATATTTNNNNNNNNNNNNNNNNNNNNNNNNNNNNNNNNNNNNNNNNNNNNNNNNNNNNNNNNNNNNNNNNNNNNNNNNNNNNNNNNNNNNNNNNNNNNNNNNNNNNcttaagacaaccatatttataacgatattcttactaactcgat from the Lycium ferocissimum isolate CSIRO_LF1 chromosome 11, AGI_CSIRO_Lferr_CH_V1, whole genome shotgun sequence genome contains:
- the LOC132037593 gene encoding uncharacterized protein LOC132037593; this translates as MKQKVVIRLSSNGNDQKCRSKAFKIAVSQPGLESAAIKADEKNQLEVVGEQIDAVTLTSSLRKNLGEAELLSVGPAAGDGDKGKSSDITAQASVVPVTIESQPYYYPYYAAPQYPVYQVRDAYQQEGGCSIM